The genomic stretch tggcaataaacctGAATCTGATTCCGATTACAATCCTTTGAACTTCTGTGGGCAGTGTGATCGGAttgttttgtgattggctgtAGTTTTGCATATTCATGAAGGGGAGGGGTTTAAAGGAGGCGCTCAGACGAACACAGCTGTGCGAGCCGAGAAACTAACACAGACTCCCGACACAGGAAATGTGTTCTTCTCCTTCCACACCGGGTAAAGTCATGTTTACGGAAAACAGTTCACTAAACCTGTGAACACTGTTTACTGCGACAGTAAAAGTTTGACTGCgacaagaagaaaagaaaaaaggtaagACTTAGCTATGAAAGAGTGTGTTTAACCCCCTTGTGTTAGtcacattaacacatttatttatatgttataaAGATTAGTTAGTTCTTAGTGTTACACGATGGTCagttatatatatgtgtatatatataactgaccatatatatatatatatatgttttacacattttacttTCACCGCAGTCATGTGAAAGAAATGTCAAAAGAGGAGTAACGAATGATTCTTGAGTCATAAGCCTGAACTGGCTGGATAAGGgagctgtgtgagagtgtgtgtgagagtgtgtgtgagagtgtgtgtgagaatgtgtttgagaatgtgtgtgagaatgtgtgtgagagtgtgtgtgtgtgtgtgtgtgtgtgtgtgtgtgtgtgtgtgtgtgtgtgtgtgtgtgtgtgtgtgtgtgagagagagagtgtgtgtgtgtgtgtgtgtgtgtttgtgtgtgtgtgtgtgtgtgtgtgtgtgtgtgtgtgtgtgtgagtgtgtgagagtgagtgagtgtgtgagagtgagtgtgtgagagtgagtgtgtgagggtgagtgtgtgagggtgagtgtgtgagagtgagtgtgtgagggtgagtgtgtgagggtgagtgtgtgagggtgagtgtgtgtgtgagtgagtgagtgagtgagtgagtgagtgagtgagtgtgtgtgtgtgtgtgtgtgtgtgtgtgtgtgtgtgtgtgagtgagtgtgtgtgtgtgtgtgtgtgtgtgtgtgtgtgtgtgtgtgtgtgtgtgtgtgtgaatgattgtgtgtgtgtgtgagagagagagagagagagagagagagtgtgtgagtgtgagagagtgtatgtgcgagtgagtgagtgagtgagtgtgtgtgtgtgtgtttgtgtgtgagtgagagagagtgtatgtgcgagtgagtgagtgtgtgtgtgtgtgtgtgtgtgtgtgtgtgtgtgtgtttgtgtgtgagtgagagagagtgtatgtgcgagacaatgagtgtgtgtgtgtgtttgtgtgtgtccacgCGCACAAGCATGCTTTTATCTTGGTGGAGACAAGGATAGGAATATCGTATTGTGTTAACCGTGTAGGGACATTTGCCATGAGGaaagggtttttgtttgttctttctttttacttaCGTTAAGGTTAGATTTAGGCAAATGTATAGCATTAATTAGtaacatattaataaattacatcAATGGAAGGTCCACACAAGAACAGaaagacaaatgtgtgtgtaattgcaGGTGTGCAAACACCACACTATTTTGCTATTTGATATTAATGCAAAAGCATGCAAAATGTAAACCACAGAACAGATTACACTCCACGTTGGTTTCATTTTGGTACATTTGCACCAGAAGATAAGTAGTAAAGTATTTCACAATAATAGGGTGATGTTTTAGCACCGATTATAGGAGAAGGACTGCCTTAAAAATTTTCCAAACTAAATAACTATAAAAGCTAGATGCCTTCATGCTGAATGAAAACATACAATCTAGGAACCTTCAGTGCTGCCTAAAAATGATGTCTCTTTTTAAATGGAACAAATATTTTGAATTTTCTACAAAAACTATACTGTGCCTAACATAATGGTATATTGTATAACATTTTTGCAGTCATTGATtcctttaactgtaaaatatatttcatggACTTGTACAATGATGtagagtgttttattccctgaactttccacccacagaacacATTATGGTGAAGTTGGAGTTGTTTCAGAGTTATTGAGGTTTGAATTGAACCCattaaagtcaagtcaaatgcACTAATAACTGTAATAACCCAATTATAAATATAGCAGCTTTAACAAAAGTTCATGAATAATATTCCTTGTATTATGCCCCATGTGCTGCAGTTTGATGAACACTGGTATAACAGATTAACATCATCGGCATGCTGATCTATGCTGTGCAGTTTCTAATGAATaattagtataatatagtatattgAAAGCATTGCTTTCctgtttacttatttgtttgtttgtttgttttagattttacCTGAAGATGTCTGTGAGTAGCCATGAAAATCGCAAATCCAGGTCGAGCTCCGGCTCCATGAACATCCACCTGTTCCACAAAACCTCGCATGCTGACAGCCTGCTTACTCAACTGAACCTCCTGCGCAAGCGCTGCGTCTTCACCGATGTTGTGCTCCGGGCTGGAAATCGAGGATTCCCATGTCATCGGGCAGTCCTTGCCTCATGTAGTCGCTACTTTGAAGCCATGTTTAACGGTGGACTCAAGGAGTCCCGAGACACAGAGGTCAACTTCCATGACTCATTGCACCCTGAGGTTCTGGAGCTTCTGTTGGACTATGCATACTCTGCACGCATCATCATCAATGAGGAGAATGCTGAGTCACTGCTAGAGGCTGGAGACATGCTGCAGTTCCATGATATCCGAGATGCCTCTGCAGAGTTTCTTGAGAAGAACCTGCACCCTTCAAACTGCCTCGGGATGATGCTCCTCTCTGATGCACATCAGTGCCAAAGGCTTTACGAGCTCTCCTGGCGCATGTGCTTGGCGAATTTTGCCACCCTTTACCAGACCGAGGACTTCCTGAACCTCCCGAAAGATCAAGTTCAGGAGCTGATCTTCAGCGAGGAGCTGGAGGTGGAGGACGAGAGTGTAGTGTATGAGGCAGTCATAGACTGGGTGAAAGCTGATATTGAAAGGAGACTCTCTGACTTGCCTGAGCTTTTACGCTGTGTTCGTTTGGCACTTCTTACAGAGACTTACCTGCTCAAAAACGTTGTCACTGAAGAGCTCATCATAGGAGACAAAGTGTGTCGAGAGATTGTTGAAGATGCAGTACGATGCAAGATGAAGATACTCCAGAATGACGGTGTGGTTACTGGTTTCTGCGCTCGACCCAGGAAAGTCAGCCAAGCTCTGCTGCTTCTAGGAGGCCAGACATTTATGTGCGACAAAGTGTACATGATAGACCACCAAACAAAGGAGATCATGCCCAAAACCGACCTTCCAAGTCCTCGAAAAGAGTGCAGTGCCTGTGCTATTGGATGTAAGGTTTATGTAACAGGAGGCAGAGGTTCTGAAAATGGTGCTTCCAAAGATGTCTGGGTCTATGATACCTTACATGACGAATGGTCCAAGGCAGCGCCGATGCTTGTGGCCAGATTTGGACATGGCTCAGCTGAACTGGACCATGTCCTGTATGTTGTAGGTGGCCACACTTCTCTGTCAGGCTCGTTTCCTGCCTCTCCGTCAGTCTCACTCAAACAGGTGGAACAGTACAACCCACAATCTAACAAATGGACTCTAGTTGCACCTCTTCGGGAAGGTGTGAGCAATGCTGCTGTCGTAGGAACCAAAAACAAGCTCTTTGCATTTGGTGGAACTAGTGTGAACAGGGACAAGTTCCCCAAAGTGCAATGTTTTGACCCCTGTGAGAACAGGTGGACGGTGCCTGCAGCGTGTCCTCAGCTTTGGCGTTACACGGCGGCGGCAGCCGTCGGCAATCACATTGTGGTCATCGGTGGAGATACAGAGTTCTCGGCAGGCTCAGCATACAGGTTCAACAGTGAAACATACCAGTGGACTAAATTTGTGGACGTCACAGCCAAAAGGATCAGCTGCCATGCTGTAGCCTCAGGGAACCGACTCTACGTGGTTGGAGGGTATTGTGGAGCTCAGAGGTGTAAAACGCTGGACTGTTACGACCCCTCGTCTGACTCCTGGGACAGTGTGACTAGCGTTCCATATTCTCTCATTCCCACTGCATTTGTGAGCACCTGGAGGTACCTGCCATCCTGAATGTCACAACCAGATGGTAAGTAAGAGCTCACAGAAAAATCTAATACCAAAAAGcagtaataatataaaactaaaatacaAGTTCCAAACCTGATCTATggattgctgttttttttgggATAAAAGATCAGATGTGGcttggtataaaaaaaataaaaaataaaataaaataaaatcaattgcAGAAAAAATGCTGGATAATTAAAGATTTCTAGCCCTAATGAGAGCTGATGGGTGTTAAATATAGAAAAGAACTAAGTCAATAGCaactgaatgaattaaaaagggGCTAATTATAGAGCAGAGACTTCAATCAGTTAAAGCAACATAAAGTTCAGGTCCTTGCTTACTCAGTAAAGCTCAGGTCCTCACTTAGTTTATCTTATTCCATTTTGAAtcaagaaatacattttaaaataccaTCAACAAAAAAAGCCATATTTGACAGAACAGGTTTTTCAGCTGGGGATCTCTAATAAGTATCATATTTACACTTACAAACATCTTGAACAAACTTGCTCACTTACTAGGAAGTGTAAACAAACCCAAACGCTTTGCTTCTGTGAAAGAAGATCAAAATAAGGTTGTGTTAGAACAGGAAGACATTGAAATCACATAACGAATGAAAACAGCTGCCGGTTTGTCTTTGAAATTCCAACTTGTTGACTGAAACAGCTAGAATTAGCATGTTTACTTGGAAGAAGATTCAGAAATCATCAAATACTTGGAGAGTGTTTGAAATCATCAACCATGTTGCCAGATCAGGTCTTTCAATGTAAACACATGCTTCATTGTGTtaatatttatcttattttgaataaaaacatttctagaTCTTTTTTCACAAACAAATGTGTTAGAAAAAAGGCTAGTTGTCTTTTTGTGGTATCAGTAATATTAAAGGCGGGATAGTTTTGGGGAAGAGGATGTCAGAATGCATCAGCTCCATTGTCAAAGATCTCAGTCTTTACTCTGTCTGATAAAAATTGAATTGTCAGTGAATTGTCTGTGAAGCTTGAAGCATTCCTAGTGTTTAATTGAAGTTTATCCAAAAATCTTTTCTAATAAATTTTGTTTCAAACATATGCCAGTCATTTGTATGtttcaaacatacagtatgctcAATTCTGGATGGATAAAAAGGTATAGATAGAAattgtatgtgcatgtgtaaacAATCCTTGAGCTTCTGTGTAAAGGCCAGTTCACACTGGATGCACTtctaagacatttttttttttgatgcaaGTGAAATGTGCATCACACTTGGCAATTACACTTCCTAGTATAGTAGTTTGCTTATCTGCTTATCTGCTTATCTGAGAATAAAACTAGTAACAAGCCAAacatgttacatgttacatatcTCTGTCCATTATATTTCCTTTAGCACAGTTGTACTTTAGGTTTTGGTGATCCTTATTTAAAATCAAGCCTGTGGATGTTCTGatagcatgtacagtatagactGGATGAACAATATGGGGTTCTCTTAACAGGAAGCACTAAATATTTGATAGTTTACCGGAAATGTAAATCATGCAAAATTatagtacaaataaaaataaccacTGAATTTCACACAGAAACTTATCCTAGTGTTCCTGGTTGTCTAAATGGGATTGTACTAAGAAAGAGGATTCAAGAGAAAGTTAGAATCCTTCAGCCATTTTGCCAAAAGTTTCTCAtttttacatgtaaataaagCTGACCAAAAGTACTACTTACTGCTTCTGTTTAAGACACTCTAAATCAGGGCCAGTTAACAAGAAGGCGTCAAAACTGTAATACGACCAAAAACAGCTGTTTGTTCACCGTCAAAACCTCACAAACATGATAGAAAAAACAGCTGATTGTTGCCctattataaacaaaaatagctttttagggttttgttttgtttttttgtgaaggTGCGCGCACGCTGTCTTTTTCTAACATTTAGAAGCATGTACTTAGAAAGAGGATTCACAAGAATGTCCAAAGATTTGCCTACAATGCCAGATATGGTCTTTATTTTGAATTGTACTTGTACTCAGCACCAAATGGAACATACtttgtttttctgctttatgGTACTTCAAACTGAAGTAGTATGATAAAAACAGGTGCTTGTACATCATTCAATGTTAAAACCTGCCAGTCTAAAGGATGGATGGTTGTCCTTCcttggtgtttttttgtgaGCTAATGCTGGGAAAGGATTCAagctaacatttttttaatgctacaTTGCCACAAAACAGATGTTCTTATTGTAGAAAAACCTCAATAGTGAAGTCTACGAAATTGTCCACTTTTTTAGCTTTTGAAACTGCCTTTCTAAagtattcactcacacacttcgaACCCTCACTCTGTCTTTTGTCCCTCAGCTGTAAACAGATGGACAGGGTGGAGACATGCTGAAGGGTCATGAATCCACAAGCCTGCAGCTCGCATTTTTATTGTGCTGTTGCTTTAAAGCCTGCTAATTTGGTGTTGATTTTTTGCACATCATACTTATTCTGTAATGCCAGAGGAGAAAGGCACGCAGGCTGAGGGAGGAAAAAACTATATTTTACCCCGGCCAGAAGCTCCAAACTAAAAATACCTGCTGCTGTCAAAGCTCTCAGCCTGAGGGCAAAATACTAAAATACTCTCCTATGAGAGTAAACAGGTCAGTTCATCTTAGCTGGAAATGCCATACCTGTTTTATGGAACACGTTTCTTAAACAATGCATCACCTAGATAGAGTAAAAACACCCCAATGGCCAGTGAATTGTCTGTGAAGCGTGAAGCATTCCTAGTGTTTAATTGAAGTTTATCCAAAATGTTTGTAATAAATTTAGTTTCAAACATATGCCAGTTATTTATACGCTCAATTCTCTACTGCTAGGCTAATTTGCtgtaagtatttttatttttttagatttatattctaaaaactagatgttatatttattgatttaaaaaactATTTGTTGCCTACTTTCATATTAAATACCATAATTATTCTTATGCCAGTGATTTACATGATCACAtatttctgtactgtataatacagtGCAATATCAGATAACATGCTAGTTGTGTTGTAATGTCTGCAcatatttgttaaataattcTCTAATGTTGTTAGCTACCTTAGGGTGGTTCCTTTAACTATTACACTGGAAAAGGAATCAGTGCCAGGAAAAGCAGCATTAAAAGAAGCCTTCTGTTTATGTGACACACCTGAaccaggtcaaaggtcacatgGCTCATTTCAGCTGCTGTCCTGCTTGCAGCACTTACTCAGTacttatgttttattaatgtgtttttttaagccACTTGAGAAAGACAACTCAAAGAGGGCTTTTATTCTCACATCTGTGCACAtactgggcacacacacacacaagcacacacgcacgcacgcacacacacacacacccacacacacacacacacgcatgcacgcacagtGTCCGGAGGCTGAGGCTAAAGCGCAAGCAGatttgcataaatattttactCCCGTCATGCTTCAGCCAGAAAAATTACACCGTCACCCTTTTGGCTACCAGTCATACCAACTCACCTGCCACAATTAATCATAATTACACATTATCCATACAATTACATtaagaatataataaattatgtatACAATCTTCTTTTTAtgtcagattttttattttttatttaaaggttgCCATAAAGGTTAATTTGGTTGAGACCAGAGGTGTGTATCGGGACTATGATTTCTCAGAATCCCGGAAGAAACTAAaaggtttttactttcatataGGCACAAGAGAGTGAACAGTCAGATAGCTTGTTTGACAAACAAAAACGCATTCATTCAATCGTTAGTAGCTACCTGCCCATGGTGGATTAAATGATGTTTTAAATTTAGCCACTAGTATGTGTATACAGTACTTTGGTGACTaaactatctatctacagtactctatctatctatctatctatctatctatctatctatctatctatctatctatctatctatctatctatctatctatctatctatctacagtactctatctatctatctatctatctatctatctatctatctatctatctatctatctatctatctatctatctatctatctatctaaaataaataaaagataaggTTATGACTGGGAAACTGTCAGAGacagaattcacacacacatgcttacattaaaataaatgaatttctgCTAAATGTGGACAGGaggtcagagaaaaaaaaaatcctttcaggAATCTTGTTCAAAGCCACTGTATAATCCACAATGTGAACAGACCCTAGGGGGTCAGTTCTGTACTCAAAATACCCAAATCTTAAGCCATTATGTTGCATAGCAACCAAAGCTCCCCGTTAACAAACTAAATTGCGTGTTTATTACAAATTGTTTATTGCTTCACAACATGCCTGTAAAACACAATCGGGCTCTCATGGCTTATTGCTTTCATTTAGAGCCATAGGAAAACTTTTAATAGtaacatttaataacatttaaaggTAACTCTCGTTAATGTTCAGTTATATTAGTCTTCAGACCTTTTTGTAAATGAAGAATTTTGTATAAATAGACCTTTACAAATTTAGTGAATTGAATTGTGGCCTCATATATTAAAATGGCTGACGACTCGACCCAAGAGGATCCTCTTTTTTGTCTGTGACTGGCTTTTCACAGCCGTTGTTTTAGCTCAGTAAGGACGACCCAGGCTTCCTGACACTTTAAACAGGATTGTCCAAGCTAATGCAAATTCATGAAGCAGCTCTGTGACAGTGATGGATGGGTGAGCGCACTTGTATGCTGTAATTACACCTGCTCATTATGAAGCAGCAcggcttctgtgtgtgttggggagcAGATGTGTTCAGCATGGCCCAAATGAGCAGCCTGACAGCCGTTACGTGATGGTTATTGAGTTTATTGATGCGGGAGTCCACACTCCACACCCTCGTGTCCCTTGAGACCTGAGAGGTGTGACAGGGCAAAAATCTGCTGTCAACAATGAAATCTCTCGCATCTCATTTACATCGTATATCATTTTAGTGTATAAActtgtgctgataattgattaTCCAATACAtcataataaattatttgaataaaaaaaaaaagatctgtgaAGGTTTATTGTTGGGAGGCATTTGAGCTTCCAACATTAAGGTGGTCCCACCTGAAAGTCAGTATaggaaaattataaataaagtttaaaatatatgGAGGTTAAAGCCATCTCTCAGCTGTGATAAAATATTAGGCAATTAttgtaataatagtaataaaatattaactatGTTTTACTAAAAAGGAAAACCACATAGTTAGCATATtgctgtttttaatatttaaaaatagtatTATGAGTTAAACCAAATTCAAGAAGTTTAGTTTAGTAATCTAGTTACTATTAGGTgaatattattttgtaaaattaaaatcCACATTTTATGATAATCAGCAAAACAagctaaagaataaaaaaggggCTAGTGATCAAGATAGCAATTACCTGTTTGAGTAGAACTAGTCACCCAGCTGAATTATTGTTGTGTAAATAACTCTAACTTCTTGTGAAATTGGATCAGCATGCTAATTTCAGTGAAACTAAAGCTTTACATTGTCATGTGGGTTATGAGTAAATGCTTAAAGCTGAGCTAGCAAAACTCATGATGCTAGTgctcaacacacactcagtatcAGGAAGCCTTGCTCACGGGTATGGCATGAGCAACCGGAATCTCTGGTTTTCTGTTGTAAATCAGGCCAAAGGTTGTGCATTGGGTTGCAAGTggaaaaatgaacacacacacacacacacacacacacacacacacacacacacacacacacacacacacacacacacacacacactagtttaCTCTCACAGTGGCTTTCATTCCAAATTGCATCTTAAATTAAGacacttggtgtgtgtgtgtgtgtgtgtgtcgagttGAACCGCTTAAAATAATCTGAACATGTGGAGTAAAGAAGTTCATGGATACTTAGTAAATAGTACTCACAGCTCCTGTGTGTGAGGAATTTAGAACAGCTCATTAAAATGCTCTGAATTTTAGTTAGTAAAGTGCTAACATGTAGTGATagcataaaaatatttaaaaataataataattctttcaaaatatttaaatatacaaaagGACTTGTGTTGATCTTTTCCAGTGGAAGATGTGTGGCCTCTGGGTTTCAGTCTCAATGTGgcctttattattgtgtgtcagttccagtaaaggaggcgtggcctctgtgtgtcagtctcaataaaggaggtgtggcctcaatTTGACTTTATGTGTGTTAGttccagtaaaggaggtgtggtgtctctgtttctgtctcaatgaaggaggtgtggcctctgtgtatcacactgtgaaggaggtgtggcctctgtgtgtcacactcagtgaaggaggtgtggcctctgtgtgtcacactgtgaaggaggtgtggcctctgtgtgtcacactcagtgaaggaggtgtggcctctgagtGTCACACTGTGAAGGAggagtggcctctgtgtgtcacactcagtgaaggaggtgtggcctctgtgtgtcacactcagtgaaggaggtgtggcctctgagtGTCAcactgtgaaggaggtgtggcctctgtgtgtcacactcagtgaaggaggtgtggcctctgtgtgtcacactcagtgaaggaggtgtggcctctgtgtgtcaccctcagtgaaggaggtgtggcctctgtgtgtcacactcagtgaaggaggtgtggcctctgtgtgtcacactgtgaaggaggtgtggcctctgtgtgtcacactgtgaaggaggtgtggcctctgtgtgtcacactcagtgaaggaggtgtggcctatgtgtgtcacactgtgaaggaggtgtggcctctgagtGTCAcactgtgaaggaggtgtggcctctgtgtgtcacactcagtgaagaaggtgtggcctctgagtgtcacactcagtgaaggaggtgtggcctctgtgtgtcaccctcagtgaaggaggtgtggcctctgtgtgtcacactcagtgaaggaggtgtggcctctgtgtgtcactcagtgaaggaggtgtggcctctgtgtgtcacactgtgaaggaggtgtggcctctgtgtgtcacactcagtgaaggaggtgtggcctctgtgtgtcacactgtgaaggaggtgtggcctctgtgtgtcacactgtgaaggaggtgtggcctctgtgtgtcacactgtgaagggggtgtggcctctgtgtgtcacactgtgaaggaggtgtggcctctgtgtgtcacactcagtgaaggaggtgtggcctctgtgtgtcacactcagtgaaggaggtgtggcctctgtgtgtaaGTCCATATTTCACATGCAGTAAAGAATGTAATACATTAGGTTTCAGAGATTTGATGTGTCTGATATATTGAGATTCAAATCTATGTAACATGTACAACATGCTATTGTAATAATGCTGATTTGCACTGAATCACATTATGTGCTCAATTGTTATTAGCTTTAACTCTTATATAAATCAGTGCAGTATTTTTACCCCAGAAAGGCACACTCCTAAGCATCAAACACTAAAGTATATTTAATGCCTTATTAACCGTGTCTCTATGATGGAATGTTTTAATGAccgtgtatttttttaatggacaAACTCggttttatttttccacatgtACAGATATTCATCtcaaacttgtgtgtgtgtgagtgtgtgagtgtgtgagtgtgtgtgtgtgtgtgtgtgtgtgtgtgtgtgtgaaattttatCACAAACACCAAAGATTTCTGTGGCTTTTGCTCTAACGCTGTGTCTGAACCCTTGTTTACAAGCAGACAGATAATGACACGGTGCGGCATTAGCAATGGGATCAGGCTTCTAGAAGCTTCTAGGTTTATTATAGCCTCTGGTCCTGACAGCTCAGCTAATGAAGCCTCATTTGAGCAGTTAAGTGTTTCCCGCTGGTGCCACGTGAAGCCGCAGGAGTTGTGGCTGTCTGGGCTGCGTGACTGCTGAATATGCAG from Tachysurus fulvidraco isolate hzauxx_2018 chromosome 2, HZAU_PFXX_2.0, whole genome shotgun sequence encodes the following:
- the enc3 gene encoding ectodermal-neural cortex 3, which encodes MSVSSHENRKSRSSSGSMNIHLFHKTSHADSLLTQLNLLRKRCVFTDVVLRAGNRGFPCHRAVLASCSRYFEAMFNGGLKESRDTEVNFHDSLHPEVLELLLDYAYSARIIINEENAESLLEAGDMLQFHDIRDASAEFLEKNLHPSNCLGMMLLSDAHQCQRLYELSWRMCLANFATLYQTEDFLNLPKDQVQELIFSEELEVEDESVVYEAVIDWVKADIERRLSDLPELLRCVRLALLTETYLLKNVVTEELIIGDKVCREIVEDAVRCKMKILQNDGVVTGFCARPRKVSQALLLLGGQTFMCDKVYMIDHQTKEIMPKTDLPSPRKECSACAIGCKVYVTGGRGSENGASKDVWVYDTLHDEWSKAAPMLVARFGHGSAELDHVLYVVGGHTSLSGSFPASPSVSLKQVEQYNPQSNKWTLVAPLREGVSNAAVVGTKNKLFAFGGTSVNRDKFPKVQCFDPCENRWTVPAACPQLWRYTAAAAVGNHIVVIGGDTEFSAGSAYRFNSETYQWTKFVDVTAKRISCHAVASGNRLYVVGGYCGAQRCKTLDCYDPSSDSWDSVTSVPYSLIPTAFVSTWRYLPS